cagtaatcaaaacagcatgatattggTGAAAGAGTAGATCTACAGTTTAATGTAACTGAATAGAGAAGCAAAACTAGACCTACACAAgcatagtcaactgatctttgacaaaggagcaaaggcattTCAGTGGagaaggataatcttttcaacaagtcatgttggaacaattggacattcatatacaaaaataatgaatTGAGACCCAGATCTTACACCTTTCatagaaattaacttaaaattgatcatggacctaaatgtaaaattataaaatttctatagGGTAATCTAGAAGAAAATCCAAGTGACCTTAGGATTGttgatcagtttttattttttaatatttatttttttaattaaaaaatttatgcattttaaggaaattaacattttctaATCACAACAGGTATCCACTACCACATTTCATTAATCAAAGCAGCTCTCATCTACCACCACTCTAGACCCTATTTTCACTGGTGCCTGCCTCTGTAATTAATTCTCTTCAGAGCTGTGGtctcttaaaaaatgtaaatcaggttGCCCCCCTGCTCAAATCCTCTAATGACTTCTGTGATCCtccaaaataaaatccaaatgtaTTGCCTTGGCATGCAAAGTCACATATGATCTTTTCTTACCTCTCTGATTTTATCCCATTTCATGTTGGTGAGTTTTCAGATACAACACCAAACCATGATTGcccaaagaaaacattaataagttggactttattaaaatttaaatcttgtgctctgtgaaagacactattaagccacagactgggagaaaatattttaaaacacatgtcTGATCAACCCAGTatatacaaagaattttaaaaactcaacaataagaaaatgagcaacttaatttaaaaatgagcaaaagatcaGGACACCTCACAAAAGAAGATAGATAACAAATAAGTataatgaaaatatgctcaacgtcattcttcattagggaattgcaacttaaaacaataagaTACCTCTACaaacctattagaatggttaaaatccATAAAGTTGTCAATATCAAATGCTGATGAAGATGCCAggcaacagaaactctcattcattgctggtggcaATACAAAATACTGCAGACACTTTGGAAGAGAGAATACCTGATTCTGgcaaagctaaacatagtcttaccatacaCTCCAGCAACTGTGCTCATAGGGGTTTTACCTAACTGATTTAAAAACCTAAGTCCACAAAAAAAAACCTGCGCACAAAGATTTATAGAAGCTtttttcataattgcccaaaaatggaagcaaccaagatgtcttttgataggtgaatggataaacaaactgtggtacttccataaaatagaatattagtgacaaagagaaataagccatcaaaccacaaaaagacatgggTGAACCTTAATTGCCTATAtctaagtcaaagaagccagtctgaaaggcTATATGCTGCATGAtttcaattatatgacattctaggaaggcaaaactatagagatcagtggttctcaggggTTCAGCAATAGAAAGGAAAGGGTTGAATAGGTGAAGCATAGGAGATTCTcttttagggtagtgaaaatactctgtatgataatgTAATAATGGATATATAtcattatgtatttgtcaaaaccagTAGAATTTTATAGTACAAAAAGTGAAACAAtgtatgcaaaattttaaaaaattaggaaattggGGTATCCTAGGAAGGAATACACACTGTGACAATAGAATCTGTGttacaaatgtatgaaactaCCTCATCGAGGGGGTGAGAGAAAAAGATGCTAACTTAAATAACTTTGGAGATGAGAGAAATCTGTAGGACTTTTAAAGGCAAAGGAACTGCTCTTAAGCACTGCGATATAGTTGATAAGGATACTTACACTGGAAGTATGGGGTTTcaggttaacaattctgattCTGCTATAAATGTAAACTGGAAATGAGCAACTAAGAAATGGATGGTGGGTGTGATGTTTCTCACTGCTGGAGTCagaatttacagatgagaaatgtgAAGAGGCTTGTGTGATAATGGATTACAGTTGGAGGCCTTAATATGAACTATGTTTAGcttaatattctataaatatagaTGGTTACTtataaaaatgcacacacacatgtacgtACACATGGgttagtatacacacatatatttcctttgtCAGCCGAGAGGGcccaaaagaaataataaactacTAGCAATGAGCACACCAAGTACCTATATCTTAGTTTCTAATACCATTATCCAGTAAAATCAACAAGGGCTCCTTGAAGAAATTATTGACTCTAGAACTGGGGCAGGAATATACAAGATGTGCCTGGAGCACCTTGTAGCACCAGAAAGGATGGAAATGttcaaaagacaaaacaaaggaacaaaggaaaaaacagaaaataaaaaaaatttttaaactccaCATTGATGTTTAATGAAGGATATAgcagccaactgaaagagctcctgatggccaaagctggaacaatctgagcaacaaaataaagaaaatactattcagatcctttgcccattttaaaatcagattatttgttgtttgttttgttttatttttgttttttgctattgagttgtaagagttccttatatactttggatatgagccccttatcagatatatggtttgtaaatattttctctcattcttaatttgctttgcattttgttgatggtttcctttgctgttcagaaGCTTCTTAGTTTAATGcattccacttgtttattttcgcTCTTGTTTTCTGTCCTTTGGTGTCAGATCCATACTATTATTGCCAAGAACAATGTCAAGGAACTTTTTCCCTATATATTCTTCTAGAAGTTTGATGGTTTCAGGTCTTGcccttaagtctttaatccattttgagttgttttttgtgTATCAATCTGAgagtctaatttcattcttttccatgtggatatccatttccctaacaccatttattgaggagactatcctttctccatcgTTTATTCTTGgcgcctttgtcaaaaattagttgaccacataagcatggatttatttctaagttctatattctgttccattgatctaagtgtctatttttatgtcagcaccatactgtttccaACAGGAATATGAAAAGATTTCCAGCATCACTTATCAGCAGGGAAATAtgaatcaaaccacaatgagatatcctctcacaccagttagaatggctactataaaaaagtcaaaagctaacaagtgttggcaaggatgtggagaaaagagaacacttgtaCAAGGTTGGTAGGACTGTAAATTGCTACAGttattatataaaacaatatgaaggttcctcaaaaaactaaaaatagaactaccatatgattcagcaataccacttctgggtatatatctaaagaaaatgaaatcagtatcttgaagagataccccatgttcattgtagcattattcatgatagccaagatatggaaataacttaaatgtcagtggatgaatggataaagaaaatgtggtatataacattatattatattttggtGTAATATAGATATAATACATGATATGTTATTTTGTCTTAGAAAGGGAGGAAACCCTGATATTTGTGACCAAAAAAGCTGAACTTATAGTAGCAGAGGGGAGAATAGTGGTTACAAGAAACAGTGGTGTAGGGGAAAAAGGGAGATTagaaaaaaagtagaatggtggttgccaggggttgtggGGAGAAGGTCATGGGGAATtgttgtttaataggtacagagttacagttttgcaagatggatggtggtgagggTTGCACGacaacatgaatgtacttaatacctcTGAACTGTACAATGATtaatatagtaaattttatgtaatatttatttcaccacaatgaaagagaaaataaagtactACTGGGTTAtagcccaaagtataaaataaatattcatgagtgcatgctgacataaataaatgattaagtgcatatgtccatatatatatacatacataaggagagggaagagatacattTCCTATACAGgacattcaaaataatttatgatgACACTCCACCCTCAGTGATGGGGAGCTTAAcatcccacattttttttttttagatgttgggggtaggagtttattaatttatttatttatttttgctgtgttgggtcttcgtttctgtgcgagggctttctctagttgtggcaagcgggggccactcttcgtcgccttgcgcaggcctctcacgatcgcggcctctcttgttgcggatcacaagctccagacgcgcaggctcagtagttgtggctcacgggcctagttgctccacggcatgtgggatcctcccaggccagggctcgaacccgtgtcccctgcattagcaggcagattctcaaccactgtaacaccagggaagccccaactcccCACTTCTTAGTTGTGGGCTTTGcacagtgacttccttccaaagaatacAGTACAGTAATATGGGATGTTGGAGAGAGGATGAGGAGAGTGGCAAAGCCTGATAGATgttacctcagccaggtgatcaaagtGATAAATCATGTGAATAGTATGTCCCCTTTAAATAATGTGATGAAAAAGGCACTTTACCTCTGTAGTCTTCCTCTTAAAAACCCATaactccagtctaatcatgaagaaaacatcagacaaacccaatttGAGGGatattctataaaatacctgaccaggacccctcaaaactgtcaaggtcatcaaaaatcaaggaaagtgagaaactgtcacagtcaagaggagcctaaggagacaagacaactaaatgtaatgtgatattctagatgggatcctgaaacaggaaaagacagtaggtaaaaactaaaataataggaataaaccttgaacttcagttaataataatgtaccaatacagttttgttaattataataataaatgtgctatactaatgtaagatgttaataataagggaaactgggtGTGATGTGTATGGTAactctttttactgtcttcttgACTTTTTCATAAATTGGAAACTGTTCTAAAGAAAGGTCTATTACAcctactactatatgtaaaatagatatacaaCAAGGATTTGCTGCATAGCatatggaactatattcaatatcttgtaataacctataatggaaaagaatctgaagttgtacagctgaaactaacacaatattgtaaatcaactatagttaaataaacaaattaaaaaaagaaaataacagagaaataaGGTCTACGAAAAAATCAAAACCTAAGACTTCAAAAACATTTGCAcatattctgggtgtttctgatTACTTCTCACTGTGCCCCCAATCTTCCCAACCAGTTCTACTCAGACTTCCTTCTAACTCTTGTCCTGTTAGGAGGACTTGAGCCTTCATTCTCATCCTCTGAATAATGAGAGCCGCTGACAAGCATTAACTCAAGGAGTGAGGTAGTTAGATCAGAATTTTAAGTAGAACACCCTGTCCTCTGTGTGATGGGTGGATTGCAGGGTGTGTGGAGACAGGGAGCAAAGGAGAACAGCTTGAGGGCCATTGCAATAGTTCAGGTGAGAAATGACCTCAGTCAAAGCTTGGGAGGTGTGGGTAAGGATAGCAAGGACTTGGTCTCTGCTGGAGAGTAGGGAAGCAAAGGAAAGGAGTGGAGAATGATGTGTTGTCTCTGGCTTCGGTGAATGCAGAGAAGGTATCATTACCCGAGAGAGAGAATACCTAAGGAGGAATGACAGTGGGTGTCCCTGGAGTTGGGTGGGCAGTAAGAGATACTAAGTGCCCTTCAACCTATTGAGTTTGGGTGCCTATGGCAGTCTCAAAAGGGATGTCCCTGACATATGCTCATGGCTGTGATGAAATAGCTTTGGGTAACTTGAGACAACCTGCCTGAGATGATGTGGTTAAGTAGTTAGAGCCAGGTGATTCCCAGGAAGGAGGGAGCCCCCACGTCCTGATGTGATTGATGGCAGGAAAGGCTACAGAAATGTCAGGGAGGGTAACCACTGCAATGACCTTGGATCTGTATTTCTCCAGGCTATTCAGCACTTTGGCTTCCATGATTCCAGCTGGCCCAACCTTTACTTCCTTTAGTGACACTGTCACTCTCTCCTTCAGAGACCAGTCCCAGGagtctctcctctccccatcttGCCCAGTTCTGCTTCTTTGCTTTCCTAAAGTCTTCCTTAACCATGGAAGCAGTTAGTAAGACTCTTGGAAACCATGAGGACATTCTATGGAGAGAAAACCTGGGCAGGGACCAGAACCCAGGTGGAGCCTCCACTCCCTCCCCGTGCCTTTGGCCATGGGCTAGGATTGGGCTCCGGGGCTATAATGTAAAGCAGTGTTGAACTGAGATGAATAGATCCTCTTCCCCCAACCAGAATAACCTATCTCCTCTTCATGACTGCCAAGTGCTCCTTTCAGGTGCATGAatgaagttgttttgttttcttttggtggtGTTGTGATCTCATTTTTAGAAGCTGTTGAATGTATTGAATGGTTTGGGGAGCAGAATTAAAAAGGGGTCAAAATGTCTGTCCTCCTTTGGAAATTGGCCAAGAGTCATTTGCAACCATTAACCCCCACACAGGTTTCTATATGGTGAGCGACAGAGGGTAAAAAGCCAAAGAGAATACAGGATCCCAGGTCTTCCAGCATTTATTCTGTATTATTGTACACACTCACAGATTCAACAATAGTAGTGGGGATGCAGTCAGAGTTGCTGTAGTCACTGTCTCTTcaagcagaggctctggacacCTGAGGTTGGGATTGGGCTCATCAGGGGTGGGTGCTGGGCAATAGCTCCCCTCCCCGCCAAGTCCTATCCAAGGGACATGCAGAAGGACAGGGTCAGGCAGGTTCACAGATAAGGTGGGCCACCCAGGCTGGGGACTGGAGGTAAGCCTGGCCACTGGCTCTCTCTTCACTTGTGTGGGATTTCCAGGGGCCTCTGGGCCCCTAGGGGTGGTTACTTATATTTGGGGGACACTACACCTCCTGCTTCTTTAGGGGTCAAGACTTCTCCCTTCAGTGGCTGGACTGGGTTGGTCTCTTGGACCTGGCCAGGAGTTGGGACAAGAAGAGGCTACTTCAGCAACCCCTCCTACTGCTTCAGCTGCTGCTCCCCTTTCTTTTCCAGTTGCTCATCTTTCTTTGCTAGCTCTTGATCCAGCTGCTGGCCCAAGACCTTCTTCTCCTGTTTCAGCTGTTCCACATGCTTTCCTTGCTCCTGTGacactttctgctgctgctgctgctgttccacaggctttccttGCTCCTGTGACTCtttgtgctgctgctgctgctgctgctgctgttccacaggctttccttgctcctgtgacactttctgctgctgctgctgctgttccacagactttcctttctcctgtgactctttctgctgctgctgctgctgctgttccacacgctttccttgctcctgtgacactttctgctgctgctgctgctgttccacaggctttccttgctcctgtgacgctttctgctgctgctgctgttccacaggctttccttGCTCCTGGGGctccttctgctgctgctgctgctgctgctgtatcACAGGCTTTACTTTCTCCTGagactctttctgctgctgctgctgctgtatcacaggctttcctttctcctgtggctctttctgctgctgctgctgtatcacaggctttcctttctcctgtgactctttctgctgctgctgctgttccacaggctttccttcctcctgggactctttctgctgctgctgctgtatcacaggccttcctttctcctgtgactctttctgctgctgctgctgttccacaggctttccttgcccctgtgactctttctgctgctgctgctgctgttccacaggctttcctttctcctgtgactctttctgctgctgctgctgttccacaggctttccttgttcctgtgactctttctgctgctgctgctgctgctgttccacaggctttccttgctcctgggactctttctgctgctgctgctgttccacatGCTTTCCTTGCTCCTGGGACtcttgctgctactgctgctgttccacaggctttcTTTGCTCCTGTGATtcttgctgttgctgctgctgttccacatGCTTTCCTTGCTCCTCTGacttttgctgctgctgctgctgctgctgctgcttctgttcCTGCTGCTGTGGCTCCTGTTGCCGTGGCTCACACTCTTTCTTGGGCACCTCCTTCACAGGAGTTGTGTGTTTCTTCCCGAGCTCCATGGGATCCTTCTCTGGGATCTCCGAGGGTACCTTCTGGAATGGGGCAGGCAGTGGAGTTGGCTGCTTCACTTGCTCCTGCTGGATGTTGGTGGGAGGAGAAACAGGCTTGAGGGGCTCCttactgggggcagggggcaaggtCACCGGCAGAGTACATTGCTGAGACATCTTGGAAGCTGCTTTAGGTCAACCTGAAAATCAGGATGGGTCAGAGGGTTAATTGAAGGGGAGGAAGTAGATGAACCCCTGGAAATATGCAGCAGTGCCTGGTTTTTCAGCATCCTCTCTTCCCTTGGGTGGGGGTACTCTCCCACCCACGCTGGGCTATCATTCCCCAGAAGCAGCAGAGTGAAGGGTAGGAATGGAGAGGGGCAGGGAAAGGCCCTCCTGGGAGCCTCTTGTTCCCAAGAGACAACAAAGAGGACTCTCCAGAGGTGCTCTGCAAAGGTGGGCTGGGTACCACTTCACCTCCTGCTCTTGCCTATCCTTGTCTCTCCCTTGTTTCTGACCTTCATGTACAAAGAAGAGAGATGAGCTCTGGGATTATGACAGGAAGAGGGACGGTGCCACGAAAAGAAAGGTCTCCTGGAGAACTCCCGAGTCCTGGAAAATCAGTAGCCCATCCCGAGAGGATCTGAGAGGTGAGGGTGCACGCCCTGGACTGGAGTCACATGACATGATCTCAGCTTAAATCTCCCAGTGAAATGCTGTGTGGTTCTGCGAAAGTCATTTAGCCCCTCTGGACCTcaggtttctcctctgtaaaatgaacagATTGGCCTATTCAGCTCCAGAGCTGCTTTCTC
This sequence is a window from Globicephala melas chromosome 1, mGloMel1.2, whole genome shotgun sequence. Protein-coding genes within it:
- the LOC132593665 gene encoding LOW QUALITY PROTEIN: involucrin-like (The sequence of the model RefSeq protein was modified relative to this genomic sequence to represent the inferred CDS: substituted 1 base at 1 genomic stop codon); translated protein: MSQQCTLPVTLPPAPSKEPLKPVSPPTNIQQEQVKQPTPLPAPFQKVPSEIPEKDPMELGKKHTTPVKEVPKKECEPRQQEPQQQEQKQQQQQQQQQKSEEQGKHVEQQQQQQESQEQRKPVEQQQXQQESQEQGKHVEQQQQQKESQEQGKPVEQQQQQQQKESQEQGKPVEQQQQQKESQEKGKPVEQQQQQQKESQGQGKPVEQQQQQKESQEKGRPVIQQQQQKESQEEGKPVEQQQQQKESQEKGKPRVEQQQQQQQKESQEKGKSVEQQQQQQKVSQEQGKPVEQQQQQQQQHKESQEQGKPVEQQQQQQKVSQEQGKHVEQLKQEKKVLGQQLDQELAKKDEQLEKKGEQQLKQ